CCCTTAGTAGGATGATTGTCTCTTTGTTCAAGGATTTGACCGCCTAGCATCCATAAATATGGATACCACATATCAGGAGAATGAGCAGCTCCAACTAGATGTACTCCCTGTATTCCACGGTCTTTTAAAAAATCATTTAACTTCTTGGCTGATTCGATATACCCATTCCATGTAGTCAAATTCTCTGGATCAACCCCTGCTTCTTTGAGAAGATCTTTCCAATACCACATTGCTCGAACATCAGTCCAAGACCAAATACCATAGGTTTTATTTTCATATTTTCCTCCTTCCCAATTGGTTGGATACCATTCATTTGCTCTTCCCCAATCGTTTGCTTTATCAGTAATATCGGTAAGAAAACCGCCCTGTGCAAATTCTCCAAGCCAAATTTGATCAACAGATATCAAATCTAAGGGAGTTTGTCCTGCCATAGAGGTCAAGATCTGTGTTCTGGTTGCGTCATATGGCAATACACGATAATCAACCTTAATGTCTAATTCTGGATGGTTTTGCTTTAATTTGTCCAATGCCTTTTCAAATAGAATATCCCATCTTTCCTTAGGTTCTGCTACAATCGCTGTAAGTGTAACTTGTTTTTGGGCCTGCCCATACACCTCCAGGTAATTGTTTTGTAGAAAAAAAGTTACAAAGACTAATAAAACTAGTATAGAAATTGAATGCACATATATTTTCATTAGCCTTATAAGTACCTCAACTTTTTTAAGTATTACTCAATTTCTAAGACTCATCTTATCAACCGACCTCAAAGTTTGATATTGCCTCCCCTGTATTTCTGAGTCGGATTATATCATATTAGGAAAACTGCTTTTGATGTTTCAGTCTATTCTAGTTCCTTCGTCGTCAAAAAAATGCATCTTTGAATATTCAATACCTATTTCTATTTTATCGCCCACATGAAAAGGATTCAAAATTTTATTGATAGTAACCAGTAAACTATCTGATCCAATTTTTACTTCAACTGTTATGTCATCGCCAAGCATTTCAATAAAGACAACAATTCCATCCAACCTGATTCCAGTAAAAACGTCCGTTTCCTTGATAATAATTACATCTCTTGGTCTTATCCCAACAATGAATTTTGTAGTTAGCTTTTTTTCAAGTAGTGTTTTATCAACAGGCTGGATAATGATTGGCTGTGAGAACAAAAATAAGGATTTATCTTTGATAGACCCATTGATCAAATTCATCTGAGGATTACCAATAAATTGTCCAACAAATGTATTCGTAGGGTGATGATAGACTTCCGTAGGAGTTCCAATCTGCTGGATATTACCATTTTTCATGATAGCTATTCTGTCTGCCATACTCATGGCTTCAACTTGGTCATGTGTAATATACAGAGTAGTTATTCCAATTTTCTTTTGTAGTTTTTTTATCTCAGTTCTCATGTGCGTTCGAAGCTTTGCATCCAAATTGCTTAGCGGTTCATCCATAAGAAATAGTTTGGGTTCTCTTACCAAAGCTCTACCAAGTGCAACTCTTTGCATTTGTCCACCACTCAATTCCTTTGGTTTTCTGTCAA
This Candidatus Nitrosocosmicus oleophilus DNA region includes the following protein-coding sequences:
- a CDS encoding extracellular solute-binding protein, which produces MKIYVHSISILVLLVFVTFFLQNNYLEVYGQAQKQVTLTAIVAEPKERWDILFEKALDKLKQNHPELDIKVDYRVLPYDATRTQILTSMAGQTPLDLISVDQIWLGEFAQGGFLTDITDKANDWGRANEWYPTNWEGGKYENKTYGIWSWTDVRAMWYWKDLLKEAGVDPENLTTWNGYIESAKKLNDFLKDRGIQGVHLVGAAHSPDMWYPYLWMLGGQILEQRDNHPTKGSYWYPVFNSSEGVKALEFLKQQVDAGISPQPNHFWGQEFADKKFAVMLEGSWLLGTFPKNEWTSLDERIGMLPLFPTPSSNVNTTTMMGGWILSIPQSSPNKDLAWELLTLMVDPEILTPMLLQEGYLPTQKPIGEGNYSSQLNSTIPYYSKLISMIPEAHSRPNIPEYPQIAENLKQAIDEVYFNIKAPKQALDDAAKKTAEILGW
- a CDS encoding ABC transporter ATP-binding protein is translated as MVDLKIENLTKKYGETTALDKFSIYIKSGELMVLLGPSGCGKTTAIRCIAGLIDPSNGQIYLGNKKVNELSPKDRDVAMVFQNYALYPHMSIHDNIAFPLKMRKKSKSDIEEKVIKMAELLGIKDLLDRKPKELSGGQMQRVALGRALVREPKLFLMDEPLSNLDAKLRTHMRTEIKKLQKKIGITTLYITHDQVEAMSMADRIAIMKNGNIQQIGTPTEVYHHPTNTFVGQFIGNPQMNLINGSIKDKSLFLFSQPIIIQPVDKTLLEKKLTTKFIVGIRPRDVIIIKETDVFTGIRLDGIVVFIEMLGDDITVEVKIGSDSLLVTINKILNPFHVGDKIEIGIEYSKMHFFDDEGTRID